One Diceros bicornis minor isolate mBicDic1 chromosome 26, mDicBic1.mat.cur, whole genome shotgun sequence DNA segment encodes these proteins:
- the TVP23A gene encoding Golgi apparatus membrane protein TVP23 homolog A, with protein MKQALVDDTEDVSLDFGNEEELAFRKAKIRHPLVTFFHLFFRVSAIVTYVCCDWFSRSFVGCFVTVLLLLSFDFWSVKNVTGRLMVGLRWWNQIDEDGKSHWIFEAGKVSPNNVAATEAEARIFWLGLVICPVIWIVFFFSALFSLKLKWLALVIAGISLQAANLYGYILCKMGSESDISKLTASFLSQTVFQTACPSDFQKPGLEGLEIHKH; from the exons ATGAAGCAG GCCCTGGTGGACGACACTGAGGACGTGTCCCTGGACTTTGGCAACGAAGAGGAGCTGGCCTTTCGGAAAGCCAAGATCAG GCACCCCTTGGTCACCTTTTTCCACCTGTTTTTCCGAGTGAGTGCCATCGTCACCTATGTGTGCTGTGACTGGTTCAGCAGAAGCTTTGTGGGCTGTTTTGTCACTGTGCTGCTCCTCCTGTCTTTCGACTTCTGGTCTGTGAAG AACGTAACCGGAAGACTCATGGTGGGCCTTCGCTGGTGGAACCAGATAGATGAAGATGGGAAAAGCCACTGGATTTTTGAAGCCGGAAAG GTCTCTCCAAATAACGTGGCGGCCACAGAAGCTGAAGCACGGATCTTCTGGCTTGGCCTCGTCATCTGCCCGGTGATTTGGATCGTGTTCTTTTTTAGCGCCTTATTTTCCTTGAAGCTCAAGTGGCTG GCCCTCGTGATAGCTGGGATTTCTCTCCAAGCCGCTAACCTGTACGGCTACATCCTTTGTAAGATGGGCagtgagagtgacatcagcaaactGACAGCCAGTTTCCTGTCCCAGACGGTGTTCCAGACG GCCTGCCCAAGCGACTTTCAGAAGCCTGGCCTCGAAGGGCTGGAGATTCACAAGCACTAG